One Eurosta solidaginis isolate ZX-2024a chromosome 1, ASM4086904v1, whole genome shotgun sequence genomic window, ttgtatgtatgtgtgcacatgatgattgatttgtttacgtacatacgagtggctgcttagtatcggcttagtgatgctagtatccgtaaaatttattttttagagTTTTAATATAATGAGTAGAAAGCCCTCTGTTTTCTTTTCATATCAGGGTTCTTTTCGGAAATAACTTTACGTAAAGGTCGGTAATTCAAGATAAGGAGGAGTAGAACACGTTTAAAACGTTCGTCGAAGTTATTAAGCGAGTGGCGACCAGGGCTACTAATCCGCTATGAAAGGCCGTCAAATCTTGAAAGGAAGAAAAATACTCTGTTAGGCTATAGATTGATAAAGGCTGTTAAAACCTATGATTTGAATTTGTGCCGTCGGAGTACCAAAATATCTAGTAACAAAGCTTCTGGATTAGGTAGAGTTTCAAACCTGATCTTAGTTAGAGCCTCCATTAAAATTCAGGGAAGTTAAAACTGGTCTGACAAGTCCTCAATAAATCTATTTTTTGATTTAGcttggttagattaggttgaactggccggtccgtggtGCGCTCGTATATCGCTccgtccgccatttgggcacccttccgCCACCATCCATTTCTATTGTGGCTCTTGATTTTAGCTAAATTCCCCACAACATTTTATTCAAAAGGGGCTTCTAGCTCATTTCCATCGTATTGACTAGGTAAATTCCCCGATATAAACACTTATAAGTTTGCCACATGCGAAATTACTTGTATGCTATCCATCTTCATGCTTGTTAAGATTATCGTCCCCACTTCGTCAAATAGACTTTGATTTACGTATATTCACTCGCAAGCTGCTTAGTTCTTCAACTAATCAAGCTTTGTTTTCTTTAATATTACAGAGTCATCCAATGAACCAGAAACCGTTTCACATCAACAGTCATCGAAAACAGAGAGCGCTACAACTACAGCTAAAGATCTCTCAATATATTTTCCAACAAAAATCGAAGAGCGACCTTCAACGGTAAATAATCAAAGAAATGCTAGAAATCTTAATGAAGAATCAAGCGAAAACTTAGAAGTTCTAAACGAAAGTAAGAATGGTGTATCCAATTTCGCCGAAAATGAGAACATGCAAAATattgaagaagaaaaagaaaagaaccccaACGAGTTGATTAACGAAGGTGATAACCCTGCGCCGACTTCTTCTAGCGACGTTTCTGATGCTACGATATACTCACACGAAGCTAACGAAATCACAGAGAACGACTTAGCAGCTAGTACTCAAAGAGAGATTAATGAGCCAGTTAATAACATAGATCAAGAGGAACATGTGATTGTGAACGCTGAAGCTGAGCAAAAGGAGGAAAAGGAGTTAGTGGACTCAGGCAGCGTTGGCGCGACTGATGACAATGAATTGTTGGCAAAGCAAACTCAAGACAATGAACTATCAATCGTTTTAGAGGAAAACTTGAACTCAACAcaggaaaaaaatgaaaatgaacaGAAACCTGATGTTGGCCAAGAAGACATGTCAGTTCAGCTCACTGGCACAGAAGAAAAGTCGGCAGAAGGAGACGAGGACTCGTTGTCTATTGTTTTGGATGAAAATCTCACAGCTACTGAGTCCGTGCCTGCTGTAGCAAATGAACAATTGGAACatcttttaaatttgaatgtaAGCGAGCCATTGTTAATCGAGGATGTTGATACAACTTTGGAACCAGAAATTGTGAAAACCGTACATATTGTAATCAAAAAACAAGGCGTGGAATTGGATGATGATGCAACCACTACCAATGTTGGCCTAGAAAAGAAAAACGCTTTAGAAGAAGAAAGCGATATCAACGAGACGACTGTAACAATCATAGCAGATGGCGAGAGCGAAAACTATAAAAACGTTAACACTGCACAAAATGATGATGCTGCAAATGAAGAAACAACGACAGAAACTACTGAGTCACATGTTTCCGGAAGCGATATTCAGAAAGTTGTCGACAGCAATAACGAGCTGACCAATAACGTTAACGATATTTCTATAAAGAACGACGAACAAAACGATCTAGAGGAACATACAATTTTTGATACCACTGATCCAACAAGAAACGAGTTAGATGCAAAGTTTGAGCTAGATGAGCAAGCTGTACACAATGAATACCAGCACGATCCAGAGGCACACGATAAGTATGATAGTCATATAAACGAATCTACGAATACCGACCGTATTCAAAGTGTCAGTGATCAAGAGACAACAGCAGACACAATACCCCAAGAAGAGAGAGAAGATTTCTCAACCACAGAGGAAACCATTTCACTGTCGCACACAACTCAAATACCAGGCATCGGTACTACGCAAGCTCGTGCAAGTAATTCCGATTCGCAAACAACAACACTCAAAGAATTTGAAGTATACGAAGATAATACTGATGATCCCGATATAGTACCAATTTTAGTGGGCGTCAGCGGTGGCCAAAGTGATCTCACTGCTTCAACGAAAGGTTCACGCTCCATTAATACACAGACTCATCACTCAATGTTTTTGACACAAATGGACGACACAATGGCCGCAACACTATTTGAAACATTTGCACCACAAAATTCTGGCCAGATGTTTAATGATCATTTGGCCGCAGAGAGTAGTGGCGGGCGTATTGGTAAGCCCTTGCCTACTTCTGTGGGCATTAGTGAGGCGTCAACTTCTGCGTCACTCTTCAGTGGTTCTGGTTTGATAATTGTTTTGTGTGCGAGTAttgcttttatatttttgttagcCTCAGTTGTTGCATTTGTCATCTCGTTCCAACATCAACGTGGCACGTTGGATATTGAGATGCAGGAGCAACGTTGTGGTAAAGATAATCTCGATGAAGAGGATGAAATAGAAGTTGGTGCGTGCACCAAATTGCTGGATATCGAGTTGCCAAAATCAACGATTGTAGTGTCGAGCGAAGAGTTGGAGGAGTGTTTGTAGGGTTAAGTATAAAAGTTTGTAGGTTA contains:
- the Dtg gene encoding enolase-phosphatase E1 isoform X1, producing the protein MSSSMCQVRPGGMRPSVAKEDGCCEYEYTYNENNKVNMNDSKGDCSCHKQRHRCNRLTCYRNNNNSSRGSSRLFITSKVLPLFIKLAILMLAMPMINAAILRRSVAETITTLNIPTVINSTSLSNAGEQSELTTASTPILADAKVTTFNNTTPSTIVEKVDLTTQKTPLLADAPTAVKPTLKENSTSLSDAGGQSDLTTASTPILADVKVTTFNNTTPSIIVEKVDLTTQKTPLLADAQTAVKPTLNENIHNNAEVSILNDTKTKTTVKSNLHNALTSNTPQDVDNEINNHHVVAAENIATEIRIEPDFTKPKFDYTDTLLDGNLEETIRNSVKNEIEFEHDIGAAVIEQLQEVTDPEERQKLSDEILAIQSAQQQSSVKANISEAVDVLTVESSNEPETVSHQQSSKTESATTTAKDLSIYFPTKIEERPSTVNNQRNARNLNEESSENLEVLNESKNGVSNFAENENMQNIEEEKEKNPNELINEGDNPAPTSSSDVSDATIYSHEANEITENDLAASTQREINEPVNNIDQEEHVIVNAEAEQKEEKELVDSGSVGATDDNELLAKQTQDNELSIVLEENLNSTQEKNENEQKPDVGQEDMSVQLTGTEEKSAEGDEDSLSIVLDENLTATESVPAVANEQLEHLLNLNVSEPLLIEDVDTTLEPEIVKTVHIVIKKQGVELDDDATTTNVGLEKKNALEEESDINETTVTIIADGESENYKNVNTAQNDDAANEETTTETTESHVSGSDIQKVVDSNNELTNNVNDISIKNDEQNDLEEHTIFDTTDPTRNELDAKFELDEQAVHNEYQHDPEAHDKYDSHINESTNTDRIQSVSDQETTADTIPQEEREDFSTTEETISLSHTTQIPGIGTTQARASNSDSQTTTLKEFEVYEDNTDDPDIVPILVGVSGGQSDLTASTKGSRSINTQTHHSMFLTQMDDTMAATLFETFAPQNSGQMFNDHLAAESSGGRIGKPLPTSVGISEASTSASLFSGSGLIIVLCASIAFIFLLASVVAFVISFQHQRGTLDIEMQEQRCGKDNLDEEDEIEVGACTKLLDIELPKSTIVVSSEELEECL
- the Dtg gene encoding enolase-phosphatase E1 isoform X2, which encodes MQKVVPMINAAILRRSVAETITTLNIPTVINSTSLSNAGEQSELTTASTPILADAKVTTFNNTTPSTIVEKVDLTTQKTPLLADAPTAVKPTLKENSTSLSDAGGQSDLTTASTPILADVKVTTFNNTTPSIIVEKVDLTTQKTPLLADAQTAVKPTLNENIHNNAEVSILNDTKTKTTVKSNLHNALTSNTPQDVDNEINNHHVVAAENIATEIRIEPDFTKPKFDYTDTLLDGNLEETIRNSVKNEIEFEHDIGAAVIEQLQEVTDPEERQKLSDEILAIQSAQQQSSVKANISEAVDVLTVESSNEPETVSHQQSSKTESATTTAKDLSIYFPTKIEERPSTVNNQRNARNLNEESSENLEVLNESKNGVSNFAENENMQNIEEEKEKNPNELINEGDNPAPTSSSDVSDATIYSHEANEITENDLAASTQREINEPVNNIDQEEHVIVNAEAEQKEEKELVDSGSVGATDDNELLAKQTQDNELSIVLEENLNSTQEKNENEQKPDVGQEDMSVQLTGTEEKSAEGDEDSLSIVLDENLTATESVPAVANEQLEHLLNLNVSEPLLIEDVDTTLEPEIVKTVHIVIKKQGVELDDDATTTNVGLEKKNALEEESDINETTVTIIADGESENYKNVNTAQNDDAANEETTTETTESHVSGSDIQKVVDSNNELTNNVNDISIKNDEQNDLEEHTIFDTTDPTRNELDAKFELDEQAVHNEYQHDPEAHDKYDSHINESTNTDRIQSVSDQETTADTIPQEEREDFSTTEETISLSHTTQIPGIGTTQARASNSDSQTTTLKEFEVYEDNTDDPDIVPILVGVSGGQSDLTASTKGSRSINTQTHHSMFLTQMDDTMAATLFETFAPQNSGQMFNDHLAAESSGGRIGKPLPTSVGISEASTSASLFSGSGLIIVLCASIAFIFLLASVVAFVISFQHQRGTLDIEMQEQRCGKDNLDEEDEIEVGACTKLLDIELPKSTIVVSSEELEECL